A genome region from uncultured Methanobrevibacter sp. includes the following:
- a CDS encoding MvaI/BcnI family restriction endonuclease yields MNKENWADLQEYLPLFSELNLDMSFLYITETGYTKGIIDATIPVRNFLRKNKLHDYETQGQGQKEHGVELPTKMILHDTTVELVTSLYRPKTKKGDPRIWFRGIKTYCDANSFIALATDKKQLYIINLTDETIKESLSEKGYVYQELLKLSQEKQSIAHELYNKIKDIHNKGFIPTVVSGDTGVGMTLEHELGIPPNSQAKPDYKGIELKATRETYTDTRNVQLFNKRPDWENSPCKSTTDVLNNYGYYREEKNRVQLYCDIFYGKPNTQELFLDIDDDETKLMVVHTRNGEVIEWDLNELKDSLEEKHKETFWIEAESKYINNIEHFKYNKIIHTKNPNTHLLTLLIMNNTIRLSIGMHFKPNGSPYWRQFALRLNKKDLNKLFPEPKEYDLTIQ; encoded by the coding sequence ATGAACAAAGAAAATTGGGCAGATTTACAAGAATATTTACCTTTGTTTTCTGAACTTAACTTAGACATGTCCTTTTTATACATTACAGAAACAGGATATACAAAAGGTATTATTGATGCCACTATACCTGTTAGAAACTTTTTAAGAAAAAATAAGTTACACGATTATGAAACACAAGGGCAAGGACAAAAAGAACATGGTGTGGAATTACCCACTAAAATGATTTTACATGATACGACAGTTGAATTAGTAACTTCACTATATCGTCCAAAAACCAAAAAAGGAGATCCGAGAATATGGTTTAGAGGAATCAAAACTTATTGTGATGCAAACAGTTTTATTGCATTAGCTACTGATAAAAAACAATTGTATATCATTAATTTAACAGATGAAACCATTAAAGAATCATTATCCGAAAAAGGATATGTATATCAAGAATTATTGAAATTATCACAAGAAAAGCAGTCCATAGCTCATGAATTATATAATAAAATCAAGGATATTCATAATAAAGGATTTATACCTACAGTTGTATCTGGAGACACTGGTGTAGGTATGACATTAGAACATGAACTTGGCATTCCACCAAATTCACAAGCCAAACCAGATTACAAAGGAATAGAATTAAAAGCTACTCGTGAAACTTATACAGATACACGAAATGTTCAACTTTTTAATAAACGTCCTGACTGGGAAAATAGTCCTTGCAAATCTACAACAGATGTTTTGAATAACTATGGATATTATAGAGAAGAAAAAAATAGAGTGCAATTATATTGTGATATTTTTTATGGCAAACCAAATACGCAAGAATTATTTTTAGATATTGATGATGATGAAACAAAATTAATGGTTGTTCATACAAGAAATGGTGAAGTAATTGAATGGGATTTAAATGAATTAAAAGACTCTCTTGAAGAAAAACATAAAGAAACTTTTTGGATTGAAGCAGAATCAAAATATATTAATAATATAGAACATTTTAAATATAACAAAATCATTCATACAAAAAATCCAAATACACATTTATTAACATTACTAATAATGAATAACACAATTAGATTATCCATTGGAATGCATTTTAAACCAAATGGAAGTCCTTATTGGAGGCAATTTGCACTTAGATTAAATAAAAAAGATTTGAATAAATTATTCCCTGAACCTAAAGAATATGATTTAACTATTCAATAA
- a CDS encoding DNA cytosine methyltransferase, whose amino-acid sequence MPYAIDLFSGAGGMSEGIIQAGFHILFSSDINEAVQKTYVNRHKQLGLIQGVNTHFELADIKDLTGDSIRNSIASLEIFKNKEIPHIDAIFGGPPCQGFSRAGRRDPNDPRNKLFKEYVRVIDEVKPDYVVLENVAGFCDMKLYDFEGLQGHKYDDQVIPDILKEELDLIGYDILEPRILNAADYGVPQRRNRIIIIAFKKGMKPPSYPKPTHNKDNIVSLQDAIGDLIGNQKIKEEVNPDLTQYQLDSINGRTPNVNGKPIASRMILNNDLSRHLQLIKERFSLFEEGETGTNLRNRILTEGIDLSDKHTLLNHLVNNSNYTKDEIITKFKNADVDDKLVDSLLTKKNMRHRLNRNEPSATIVTIPDDYISPFENRTLTVRESARLQSFDDSFEFLGKRTTGGKRRRVEVPQYSQVGNAVPPLLAKAVACEILKVIE is encoded by the coding sequence ATGCCATATGCTATTGATTTATTTTCTGGTGCAGGAGGGATGAGTGAAGGAATTATTCAAGCGGGATTCCATATTTTATTCTCTAGTGATATTAACGAAGCTGTGCAGAAAACATATGTAAATAGGCATAAACAATTAGGTTTAATACAAGGAGTTAATACTCATTTTGAATTAGCTGATATAAAAGATTTAACAGGTGATTCAATAAGAAATTCAATAGCTAGCCTTGAAATTTTTAAAAATAAAGAGATTCCTCATATTGATGCCATATTTGGAGGACCTCCTTGTCAAGGTTTTAGTAGGGCAGGTAGAAGAGATCCTAATGACCCTAGAAACAAATTATTTAAAGAATATGTTCGTGTAATTGATGAAGTCAAACCAGATTATGTTGTTTTAGAAAATGTTGCAGGATTCTGTGATATGAAACTTTATGACTTTGAAGGTTTACAAGGGCATAAATATGATGATCAAGTTATTCCAGATATTCTTAAAGAAGAATTGGATTTGATTGGATATGATATTTTAGAACCAAGAATTCTTAATGCTGCTGATTATGGAGTTCCTCAAAGAAGAAATAGAATTATCATAATAGCATTTAAAAAGGGTATGAAACCCCCAAGCTATCCTAAACCAACACATAATAAAGATAATATTGTTTCACTTCAAGATGCAATTGGTGATCTTATTGGTAATCAAAAAATAAAAGAAGAGGTTAATCCTGATTTAACACAATATCAATTAGATTCAATTAATGGTAGAACACCCAATGTTAATGGGAAACCTATTGCTTCTAGAATGATATTAAATAATGATTTATCTAGACATTTGCAGTTGATAAAAGAAAGATTTTCTTTATTTGAAGAAGGTGAAACAGGAACTAATTTAAGAAATAGAATCCTGACTGAAGGAATTGATTTATCTGATAAACATACATTGTTAAATCATTTAGTTAATAATTCCAACTATACAAAGGATGAAATTATTACTAAATTTAAAAATGCTGATGTCGATGACAAATTAGTTGATAGTTTATTAACTAAAAAGAATATGAGGCACAGATTAAATAGAAACGAACCTTCAGCCACTATTGTTACAATTCCTGATGATTATATTTCTCCATTTGAAAATAGAACTTTGACTGTTCGTGAATCTGCAAGACTCCAGTCTTTTGATGATAGTTTTGAATTTTTAGGTAAAAGAACTACTGGTGGAAAAAGAAGACGTGTGGAAGTACCTCAATACTCCCAAGTAGGCAACGCTGTCCCACCATTATTAGCTAAAGCTGTGGCTTGTGAAATTTTAAAAGTTATTGAATAG
- a CDS encoding AbrB/MazE/SpoVT family DNA-binding domain-containing protein produces MNIEETTKIRNQGEISLITTIPKTYVKALNIESGDKLEWILDTEKETLELKIIK; encoded by the coding sequence ATGAATATTGAAGAAACAACAAAAATTAGAAATCAAGGTGAAATTTCCCTGATTACAACAATACCAAAAACATATGTAAAAGCATTGAATATTGAATCTGGAGACAAATTAGAATGGATTCTTGATACTGAAAAGGAAACATTAGAGTTGAAAATAATTAAATGA
- a CDS encoding helix-turn-helix domain-containing protein, whose product MKGIKENFAKLFDDPNRVTLKDSLNNLTTEYDDFEFKEIEIKDYILAKHIIGMANTNGGIIILGVKETENGLKPCGLESNTDTTDMKKQLAKYLPHELSYEIYQIDYNERDEWDNLKNKSFKIIKIEFTPEYIPFLPIKESTEYKRTDIFCRKNSSTTRCEYDDLQDIFNKRKSINRYRITALTLRNELEELKILSSYNTVLNQAFNFLNPSFFKTVKDLERRKIKYIEQGLNIEDID is encoded by the coding sequence ATGAAGGGTATTAAAGAAAATTTTGCTAAATTATTTGATGATCCCAATAGAGTTACATTAAAAGATTCGTTAAATAATTTAACTACTGAATATGATGATTTTGAATTTAAAGAAATTGAAATTAAAGACTATATTCTAGCAAAACACATTATTGGAATGGCCAATACAAATGGAGGCATAATTATATTAGGTGTAAAAGAAACTGAAAATGGACTTAAACCATGTGGACTTGAAAGCAATACCGATACAACAGATATGAAAAAGCAATTGGCAAAATATTTACCTCATGAATTAAGTTATGAGATTTATCAAATTGACTATAATGAAAGGGATGAATGGGATAATCTAAAAAATAAATCCTTTAAAATTATCAAAATTGAGTTTACACCAGAATATATTCCATTTTTACCTATTAAAGAATCTACAGAATATAAAAGAACTGATATTTTCTGTAGAAAAAATTCAAGCACGACTAGATGCGAATATGATGACTTACAAGATATTTTTAATAAAAGAAAAAGTATTAATCGTTATAGAATCACTGCTTTAACGCTAAGAAATGAATTAGAAGAATTAAAAATATTATCTTCATATAATACTGTATTAAATCAAGCATTCAATTTTTTAAATCCTTCATTTTTTAAAACAGTTAAAGACTTAGAAAGACGAAAAATAAAATATATAGAACAAGGATTAAATATTGAAGATATTGATTAA